A window of the Candidatus Methylomirabilota bacterium genome harbors these coding sequences:
- a CDS encoding molybdopterin cofactor-binding domain-containing protein — protein MITRETTRREFLQGSGALIVSFSLAGSAAPALGQTTGAPAKPVALDQVDSFLAIGRDGRVRLFTGKVDLGTGVRTALRQIAAEELDVAIQQIDLIEGDTDLTPDQGPTFGSLSIQIGGVQIRQAAATARRALLEMAAKRLGAPPEDLEVRHGVVRLKADPTKSVSYSEVVGDREFNLTVDKQAPSKKPADYTVVGKSVPRVDIPAKVTGEWTFMHDVRVPGMLHGRVVRPPAMGATLLGVDEGSVRGIKGLVKVVRVGNFLGVVAETEWAAVKAAEQLKATWSAWEGLPDMDRLYQHVRATPIAKDDVTVNRGDVKGALAGAAKVLTATYDFAIHLHGSIGPSCAIAEWRDGRLLVRSASQASHWLRRDLATMLGLPPSAVRVMYFDGAGCYGRNGHEDAAADAALLAREVGRPVRVQWMRHDEHGWEPKGPPTLADLRAGLDASGNVLAWQSEFWVPKVGAIAEGVPMLAATLGGLPQKDNINPGNVFHNSAPPYAFPNAHAVCHRLETTPFRPSWIRTPGRMQNTYVNEAFIDELAAAAGADPIEFRLRHLKDPRGTEVLHAVARLAKWQARPSPRRDAKTASVATGRGVTYCKYENVRTYVAGVAEVEVERKSGLIRVTRVFVAQDCGQIINPDGVRAQIEGNVVHTLSRTLKEELKWDRSRVTSLDWATYPIMTFAEVPEIVMELIDRPTEPPWGVGEPAACVVPSAISNAVYDAIGVRLRSVPYTPERVKAAIRAQA, from the coding sequence ATGATCACTCGCGAGACGACGCGCAGAGAGTTTCTCCAAGGCAGTGGCGCGCTGATCGTGAGCTTCAGCCTGGCCGGCTCGGCGGCCCCGGCGCTCGGCCAGACCACGGGCGCGCCGGCGAAGCCGGTCGCCCTCGACCAGGTGGACTCCTTCCTTGCCATCGGGCGGGACGGCCGGGTCCGGCTCTTCACCGGCAAGGTGGATCTCGGCACCGGCGTGCGGACGGCGCTGCGCCAGATCGCGGCCGAGGAGCTGGACGTCGCCATCCAGCAGATCGACCTCATCGAGGGCGACACCGACCTCACCCCCGACCAGGGGCCGACGTTCGGCAGCCTCTCCATCCAGATCGGCGGTGTGCAGATCCGGCAGGCCGCCGCGACGGCGCGCCGGGCGTTGCTCGAGATGGCGGCGAAGCGACTGGGGGCGCCGCCGGAGGATCTCGAGGTGCGGCACGGCGTGGTGCGTCTCAAGGCCGACCCGACGAAGAGTGTCTCTTATAGCGAGGTGGTCGGGGACCGCGAGTTCAATCTCACGGTCGACAAGCAGGCGCCGAGCAAGAAGCCCGCGGACTACACCGTCGTGGGCAAATCGGTCCCGCGGGTGGACATCCCGGCGAAGGTCACCGGCGAATGGACGTTCATGCACGACGTCCGGGTGCCGGGCATGCTCCACGGACGCGTGGTCCGGCCGCCGGCCATGGGCGCCACGCTCCTCGGCGTGGACGAGGGCTCGGTGCGCGGCATCAAGGGTCTCGTGAAGGTGGTACGCGTCGGCAACTTCCTCGGTGTGGTGGCTGAGACCGAGTGGGCCGCGGTCAAAGCGGCCGAGCAGCTCAAGGCCACGTGGTCGGCCTGGGAGGGGCTGCCCGACATGGACCGGCTCTACCAGCACGTCCGGGCGACTCCGATCGCCAAGGACGACGTCACCGTCAACCGCGGCGACGTCAAGGGCGCGCTGGCGGGGGCCGCTAAGGTCCTCACCGCGACCTACGACTTCGCCATTCATCTGCACGGCTCGATCGGGCCCTCGTGCGCCATCGCCGAGTGGCGCGACGGGAGGCTCCTCGTCCGGTCGGCCTCGCAGGCGAGCCACTGGTTGCGCCGCGACCTGGCCACCATGCTCGGCCTCCCTCCGAGCGCCGTCCGCGTGATGTACTTCGACGGCGCCGGCTGCTACGGCCGCAACGGCCACGAGGACGCCGCGGCCGACGCGGCGCTGCTCGCGCGCGAGGTCGGCCGCCCGGTGCGCGTGCAGTGGATGCGCCACGACGAGCACGGCTGGGAGCCCAAGGGCCCGCCGACCCTGGCCGACCTGCGCGCCGGCCTCGACGCCAGCGGGAACGTTCTCGCCTGGCAGTCGGAGTTCTGGGTCCCCAAGGTCGGCGCGATCGCCGAGGGCGTGCCCATGCTGGCGGCGACGCTGGGCGGGCTGCCCCAGAAGGACAACATCAATCCCGGGAACGTCTTCCACAACTCGGCGCCACCGTACGCGTTTCCGAACGCGCACGCGGTCTGCCACCGGCTGGAGACGACGCCCTTCCGGCCTTCGTGGATCCGGACGCCCGGGCGGATGCAGAACACGTACGTCAACGAGGCGTTCATCGACGAGCTGGCGGCGGCGGCCGGCGCCGACCCCATCGAGTTCCGTCTGCGCCACCTCAAGGATCCGCGCGGGACCGAGGTTCTCCACGCCGTCGCCCGGCTCGCGAAGTGGCAAGCGCGCCCGTCGCCCAGGCGGGACGCCAAGACGGCGTCCGTGGCCACTGGCCGCGGCGTGACGTACTGCAAGTACGAGAACGTGAGAACGTACGTGGCGGGCGTCGCCGAAGTCGAGGTCGAGCGCAAGAGCGGCCTGATCCGCGTCACGCGCGTCTTCGTCGCTCAGGACTGCGGCCAGATCATCAACCCCGATGGTGTCCGCGCTCAGATCGAGGGCAACGTCGTCCACACGCTGAGCCGCACCCTGAAGGAAGAGCTGAAGTGGGACCGCTCCCGGGTGACGAGCCTCGACTGGGCGACCTATCCCATCATGACGTTTGCCGAGGTGCCGGAGATCGTGATGGAGCTGATCGACCGGCCCACCGAGCCCCCGTGGGGGGTGGGTGAGCCGGCCGCGTGCGTGGTCCCGTCCGCGATCTCCAACGCGGTGTACGACGCCATCGGGGTCCGGCTCCGCTCGGTGCCCTACACGCCCGAGCGGGTGAAGGCGGCCATCCGCGCTCAGGCCTGA